Proteins encoded within one genomic window of Triticum aestivum cultivar Chinese Spring chromosome 2D, IWGSC CS RefSeq v2.1, whole genome shotgun sequence:
- the LOC123054949 gene encoding repetitive proline-rich cell wall protein 1, with protein sequence MTDQISTIILRVDLDCHQCYKKIRKILCSLQDQERIRTISFDTNNNAVIIDGPFDPHKLSCRIRCKGGKVIKGVQIMGDGKPEEMAGPPPSNSRKKKSKSKGKGKGSPPPPAEQPQEYHPQPPSEQPQTYYPQPPTEQPPAYHHQPPTEQPPEYHPQQPTEQQPAYHPQPPAEQPPEYHHPQQPPPDREMSATMQAVREEERPQERPAELEKPKEMQVHFVPEAGPECHKNPRERRHPMGEMPSWNGPPMVEIPSLPARPVGPCRCTCCASCYQGYYGSCRCSDCGRTYGYTAAVALPPPAGCYGGARTPYCGGYSGYRVICEEDQAGACTIM encoded by the exons ATGACAGATCag ATCTCCACTATAATCTTAAGGGTCGACCTTGATTGCCACCAGTGCTACAAAAAGATCCGCAAGATTCTTTGCAGCCTTCAAG ATCAAGAGAGGATTAGGACGATCTCCTTCGACACCAACAATAACGCAGTCATCATCGACGGGCCGTTTGATCCACACAAGCTATCATGCAGGATCAGATGCAAAGGAGGCAAGGTGATCAAGGGCGTCCAAATCATGGGCGACGGCAAGCCGGAAGAGATGGCCGGGCCACCGCCGAGCAACAGTCGCAAAAAGAAATCAAAAtcaaaggggaaggggaaggggtcaccgccgccgcccgctgagCAGCCACAAGAATATCATCCTCAGCCGCCCAGCGAGCAGCCACAGACATACTACCCTCAGCCGCCCACTGAGCAACCACCGGCATACCACCATCAGCCACCCACTGAGCAGCCACCGGAATACCACCCTCAGCAGCCCACCGAGCAGCAACCTGCGTACCACCCTCAGCCGCCCGCTGAGCAGCCACCGGAATACCACCACCCTCAGCAGCCCCCTCCGGACAGAGAGATGTCAGCGACCATGCAGGCGGTCAGGGAGGAGGAGAGGCCGCAAGAGAGACCGGCCGAGCTTGAGAAGCCAAAGGAGATGCAGGTCCATTTCGTGCCAGAAGCAGGGCCGGAGTGCCACAAGAACCCTAGGGAGAGGAGGCACCCGATGGGAGAGATGCCTTCGTGGAACGGGCCGCCGATGGTGGAGATCCCCTCGCTGCCGGCGCGACCTGTGGGCCCGTGCCGCTGCACGTGCTGCGCGTCATGCTACCAGGGGTACTACGGAAGTTGCAGGTGCTCAGACTGCGGCAGGACGTACGGCTACACCGCCGCCGTGGCGCTGCCGCCGCCAGCAGGTTGCTACGGTGGCGCACGCACGCCGTACTGCGGCGGATACAGCGGCTACCGGGTTATCTGCGAGGAGGATCAAGCGGGTGCTTGCACCATAATGTGA